One region of Miscanthus floridulus cultivar M001 unplaced genomic scaffold, ASM1932011v1 fs_702_1_2, whole genome shotgun sequence genomic DNA includes:
- the LOC136532765 gene encoding uncharacterized protein yields MAYCAIAPRAPPQYRELKMTLYTNKEVYSGPNTNGVTTTSGSKMGTTWVFSWPVADGPGPDANIVGHLQGTGVQVAHTPNLVFHYSLGLLVVVDQRFTGSTLQLSGTSQINGEWSIVGGTGELTMAMGTVKRTEIVYTENARVSELKIHFAPMKPATTS; encoded by the exons ATGGCCTATTGCGCCATTGCTCCTCGTGCGCCACCTCAATATCGTGAGCTTAAGATGACCCTATACACAAACAAGGAGGTGTATTCTGGACCAAACACTAATGGAGTAACTACCACAAGTGGATCAAAAATGGGCACAACCTGGGTCTTCTCCTGGCCTGTAGCCGATGGACCAGGTCCTGATGCAAACATCGTCGGACATCTGCAGGGTACTGGTGTGCAAGTTGCCCATACTCCCAATCTCGTGTTCCACTACTCCCTGGGATTATTAGTGGTCGTGGACCAAAG GTTCACTGGGTCTACACTTCAGTTGTCTGGGACTTCCCAAATCAATGGTGAGTGGAGCATTGTTGGAGGGACGGGAGAACTTACTATGGCAATGGGCACTGTCAAACGCACAGAAATTGTATACACAGAAAATGCCAGGGTTTCAGAACTCAAAATACAT